A stretch of Haloarcula halophila DNA encodes these proteins:
- a CDS encoding VirB4 family type IV secretion system protein, which yields MSETNTEYSTNIIHESLGSKTEFWGEYTLAELALFVVPIFGYFLFLGIPFVPASAFLPATGAVIALEILLFALFQVKPSYYRLTEWLMVRLRFAVQKEKHTIDDGNQDTRHVTRLKRIMPHGIERIDGAHVGAVEVRPANMALEDGKQWANAVSSLTDLVTALEGTAEIYVTTTNVSNRPHIEAHEERLQDPDVQSLPMLRGVLSQWVNRYTNDDGEIQDSTEMQREYYIIITVTDSDIDELERESTSLLGYFEDLPGIGRAVSKLTPETFTDAEREKYKAKKLNDRLGNVSRAVDNLYRCRGNAVSPFDLAQLTKDYWACESRPHSDFASTAGISPISYSDDQDNGGDDVNDALTAEDLADDDDADTAPADAGDTEETEAKETEAREDLEHVEEAGEEIEYISPDVSQPGRKHQSIVAPTAIDWQTDYTLIENETYARTFWIETFPEHPTNGLFERLLLDTDLRADVNIHVDPYDSQDAVQVMSEWITSLRMVQNDMGELEAEDIRDDINRAKYLRQLVRRNRASLYQAGVFVRITADSKEELRTQTNQLETLLRDAPANCSVKRATRRQEQGMVTVSPLGGNELGRGRLSAMTGEALGSMFPFSSNYLRMEDGIEYGTHGHNGSSLLIDPWELETGHSELVTGMPGGGKSHGTQARSIRMMKKRSDVKQVFIDPVAGMRGSAKMLNAKTITVSGETPLNPCEMHPTPEHILRKSPDMQPVASKKDEVFGVIENFLKSRNIDLEMHSGLITFLIDAIFEQSDIDPDDPSTHTPENSPSMADFLDLIDDIQEDPSLFPGATTESSRQKIREYANELSVALHPFRQGSTYGNLSEESNLNLIEDDSKAVYLDLQQIEGSGSGLGKQSFIMQLLLSNLYQQAKNMDQKVEIIIDEAHYLFNDDANLAFLNQIARHQRHAGLRLVMLSQTLQEFYDEGVAEEIAGMCPIMVHHREPDLGEKTANRAGLTSEQQHYINTAEAGKESIGEGQGFSQALVRVDEHGDYPLTIRTSWEEKRVIDLDAHGRDALAALVDSQPEQIKEFEQFVYAHGLRHELTERFGFEPEQAEKVLSGLSQEELMDSVRVALEQNGTATAVADGGSTDTTTADTGGSSE from the coding sequence ATGAGTGAGACAAACACCGAGTACAGCACGAACATCATCCACGAATCCCTCGGAAGCAAAACCGAGTTCTGGGGAGAGTATACCCTAGCAGAACTCGCCCTGTTCGTCGTCCCGATCTTCGGGTATTTCCTCTTCCTAGGCATCCCCTTCGTGCCAGCAAGTGCGTTCCTGCCAGCAACAGGCGCCGTCATCGCCCTCGAAATCTTGCTGTTTGCACTCTTCCAGGTCAAACCCAGCTACTACCGACTGACCGAGTGGCTCATGGTGAGACTGCGATTCGCCGTCCAGAAAGAAAAACACACCATCGACGACGGCAATCAAGATACCCGCCATGTCACTCGCCTCAAACGGATCATGCCCCACGGAATCGAGCGCATCGACGGTGCCCACGTCGGGGCTGTCGAAGTTCGCCCGGCAAACATGGCCCTCGAAGACGGCAAGCAGTGGGCCAATGCCGTCTCCTCGCTCACAGACCTCGTCACTGCCCTCGAAGGGACCGCCGAAATCTACGTTACGACCACCAACGTGAGCAACCGGCCACATATCGAAGCCCACGAAGAGCGCTTGCAGGACCCCGATGTCCAGAGCCTCCCCATGCTTCGAGGCGTCCTCTCCCAATGGGTCAACCGCTATACCAACGATGACGGCGAAATCCAGGATTCCACCGAGATGCAGCGGGAATACTATATCATCATCACGGTCACCGACAGCGACATCGACGAACTCGAGCGGGAGTCGACATCGCTGCTGGGCTACTTCGAAGACCTTCCCGGAATCGGCAGAGCCGTCTCGAAGCTTACCCCAGAGACGTTCACTGACGCCGAGCGCGAGAAGTACAAGGCGAAGAAACTGAACGACCGCCTGGGGAACGTCTCGCGAGCGGTCGACAACCTCTATCGCTGTCGTGGGAATGCCGTCTCGCCGTTTGACCTCGCACAGCTTACCAAGGACTATTGGGCCTGCGAGTCCCGGCCGCACTCGGACTTCGCGTCGACGGCCGGCATCTCACCGATCAGTTACTCGGACGACCAGGACAACGGCGGCGACGACGTCAACGACGCGCTGACTGCCGAGGACCTTGCTGACGATGATGATGCTGACACTGCTCCAGCGGACGCCGGCGACACCGAGGAGACAGAAGCTAAGGAGACCGAAGCCAGAGAAGATCTAGAGCACGTCGAGGAAGCTGGCGAAGAAATCGAATACATTTCACCGGATGTCTCCCAGCCGGGTCGGAAGCATCAGTCGATCGTAGCGCCGACGGCAATCGACTGGCAGACGGACTACACGCTGATCGAGAACGAGACCTATGCGCGGACCTTCTGGATCGAGACGTTCCCAGAGCATCCGACCAACGGCCTCTTCGAGCGGTTGTTGCTGGATACCGATCTGCGGGCCGACGTGAACATCCACGTTGACCCCTACGACTCCCAAGATGCAGTCCAGGTCATGTCAGAGTGGATCACCTCGCTGCGGATGGTCCAAAACGACATGGGCGAACTCGAAGCCGAGGACATTCGCGACGATATCAACCGGGCAAAATACCTCCGCCAGTTAGTCCGGCGCAACAGAGCCTCGCTCTACCAGGCCGGCGTCTTCGTCCGGATTACCGCCGACTCGAAAGAAGAACTGCGAACACAGACCAACCAGCTGGAAACCCTCCTGCGGGACGCCCCGGCGAACTGCTCGGTCAAACGAGCAACCCGACGCCAGGAACAGGGCATGGTCACTGTCTCGCCACTAGGCGGGAACGAACTCGGCCGTGGCCGGTTGTCGGCGATGACCGGCGAAGCCCTCGGCTCGATGTTTCCGTTCTCGTCGAATTACCTCCGCATGGAAGACGGAATCGAATACGGCACCCACGGCCACAACGGGTCGTCGCTGCTGATCGATCCCTGGGAACTGGAGACTGGCCACTCCGAATTGGTCACCGGAATGCCCGGCGGCGGAAAATCCCACGGGACTCAGGCCCGATCGATCAGGATGATGAAAAAACGGTCGGACGTCAAGCAGGTGTTTATCGACCCCGTCGCCGGGATGCGTGGGTCGGCGAAGATGCTCAACGCCAAGACGATCACGGTCAGCGGAGAGACGCCGCTGAACCCGTGTGAAATGCATCCCACACCGGAACACATCCTGCGAAAGTCTCCGGACATGCAGCCGGTCGCCTCGAAGAAAGACGAGGTCTTCGGGGTAATCGAGAACTTCCTGAAGAGCCGGAATATCGACCTGGAGATGCACTCGGGGCTGATCACGTTCCTGATCGATGCAATCTTCGAGCAGTCCGACATCGACCCCGACGACCCGTCGACGCACACGCCGGAGAACTCCCCCAGCATGGCGGACTTCCTGGACCTGATCGACGATATTCAGGAGGACCCGTCGCTGTTCCCTGGTGCAACCACCGAGTCCTCGCGACAGAAGATTCGAGAATACGCCAATGAACTGTCGGTGGCACTACACCCGTTCCGGCAGGGCTCGACCTACGGAAACCTCTCCGAGGAGTCGAACCTGAACCTGATCGAAGACGACAGCAAGGCGGTCTATCTGGACCTCCAGCAGATCGAGGGATCCGGCAGCGGCCTAGGCAAGCAGTCGTTCATCATGCAGTTGCTGCTGAGCAATCTCTACCAGCAGGCCAAGAACATGGACCAGAAGGTCGAGATCATCATCGACGAAGCCCATTACCTGTTCAACGACGATGCGAATCTAGCATTCCTGAACCAAATCGCCCGCCACCAGCGCCACGCCGGGCTCCGGCTGGTGATGCTCTCCCAGACGCTCCAGGAGTTCTACGACGAGGGTGTCGCCGAAGAGATTGCGGGGATGTGCCCGATCATGGTCCACCATCGCGAGCCGGACCTGGGCGAGAAGACGGCGAACCGGGCCGGACTCACGAGCGAGCAACAGCACTACATCAACACGGCCGAGGCCGGCAAGGAGTCGATCGGTGAAGGCCAGGGCTTCTCCCAGGCGCTGGTCCGGGTCGACGAACACGGAGACTACCCGCTGACGATCCGAACTTCGTGGGAGGAAAAGCGGGTGATCGACCTTGACGCCCACGGCCGGGACGCACTGGCAGCGCTGGTCGATAGCCAGCCAGAACAGATCAAAGAGTTCGAGCAGTTCGTCTACGCCCACGGACTGCGCCATGAGTTGACCGAGCGGTTCGGGTTCGAGCCAGAGCAGGCAGAAAAAGTGCTGTCCGGGCTCTCTCAGGAAGAGCTGATGGATTCGGTTCGTGTGGCGCTCGAACAGAATGGAACGGCGACAGCGGTTGCTGACGGCGGCTCAACTGACACAACCACCGCAGATACTGGAGGCTCTTCAGAATGA
- a CDS encoding plasmid mobilization protein translates to MTRKKITMYGTEEQKEQIEQRAQQCGVSVSEYCLEAVEQRIARELQQKRMSDIGVENRIDEINEELNNRADRIFGGSTDQEQLYGIALWELLSGEFSRETRKESMKSASNKLDKGIKKLQKKDGEVQ, encoded by the coding sequence ATGACTCGAAAGAAGATCACGATGTATGGAACCGAGGAACAGAAAGAGCAGATCGAACAGCGCGCCCAACAGTGTGGGGTGAGTGTCTCTGAATACTGTCTTGAAGCGGTTGAACAACGAATCGCCCGAGAACTACAACAAAAGCGGATGTCCGATATCGGGGTCGAAAACCGGATTGATGAGATCAATGAAGAGCTCAACAACAGAGCGGACCGGATTTTTGGTGGTTCAACCGACCAAGAGCAACTCTATGGGATTGCCTTATGGGAACTACTGAGTGGTGAATTCTCTCGAGAAACCCGGAAAGAGTCAATGAAATCAGCGTCTAATAAGTTAGATAAAGGTATAAAGAAGCTACAGAAAAAGGACGGTGAGGTCCAATGA
- a CDS encoding ribbon-helix-helix protein, CopG family has product MTRDNRIQVYPSDELAEKIERRAEEAGLSISEFCSQALETHLEQETRESEESRYNPSKRLEVKIEQARQEVMETLDELESETSEEIEQLQALRTMYVISLWELLKEDYGPAQRKEAMERASERLADRHSTDEQSGSAIDAE; this is encoded by the coding sequence ATGACCCGCGACAATCGAATCCAAGTATATCCATCCGATGAATTAGCTGAGAAAATAGAAAGAAGGGCTGAGGAGGCAGGCCTCAGCATTTCGGAGTTTTGTTCACAAGCTCTCGAAACCCATCTTGAGCAAGAGACCAGGGAATCCGAGGAGAGTCGATATAACCCTAGTAAGCGGCTTGAGGTGAAAATCGAACAGGCCCGTCAGGAGGTAATGGAGACCCTTGACGAACTTGAGTCGGAGACTAGTGAGGAGATCGAACAGCTCCAGGCCCTTCGGACGATGTACGTGATTTCGTTGTGGGAATTACTCAAGGAGGATTACGGGCCTGCTCAGCGAAAAGAAGCAATGGAACGAGCCTCAGAACGCCTTGCTGATCGGCATTCGACTGATGAGCAGTCTGGGTCAGCGATAGACGCGGAATAA